GGACCGAGGACCAGTTGCCTGAAGGCTACCGTTGGGTCGACCTCGCGGGCCGCACAGGTCTCGATCAGCTCAACTTCTACAAGGCCCTGCTGCTGCACCTGGGCACGGACACCAGCGGGTTGATTCAGGAGATCTTCGCCAACGCGGCCACCATCATCCGCAAACCCACCACGCTGCATATCCTCGTGACCGCCATGGCGAACCTCGACTGGTACAGCGCCCGGCAAGAAGGGCTGGGCGACCTGTACGAAGGTCTCCTCGAGAAGAACGCCAACGAGAAGAAGAGCGGCGCGGGGCAGTACTTCACGCCGCGGCCTCTGATCGAATCCATCGTGGCCCTGATGAAGCCGACGCTTGAAGATGTGATCCAGGACCCAGCGGCAGGCACCGGCGGCTTTCTGATCGCCGCGAACCACGACATCCGGGAGAACAGCGATCCGGACAGCTGGACCGAGGCTGAGCAGCGCAAGTACCGCCGGGGCACTTTCTACGGCATTGAACTCGTGCAGGACACGCACCGTCTCGCGCTGATGAACCTGCTGCTGCACGGTCTGGACTACGATCCGGAAGGCGCAGGGATTCGCCTGGGCGACACGCTAGGAAGCGAAGGGGAGAAGCTGCCAGAAGCGACGCTGATCCTCAGCAATCCGCCCTTCGGGACCAAGAAAGGGGGTGGGCTGCCCACCCGTACGGACTTCACTTTCCCCACCAGCAACAAGCAGTTCGCGTTTCTGCAGCACATTTACCGCAGCCTGAAGCCAGGGGGGCGCGCCGCTGTGGTTCTGCCCGACAATGTGCTGTTCGAAAGCAACACCGGCCGTGACATTCGCCAGGACCTGATGAACAAGTGCCGCCTCCACACCATCCTGCGGCTGCCCACCGGCATCTTTTACGCTCAGGGCGTGAAGACCAACGTCCTGTTCTTCACGCGGGGCGAGACGGACAAGGGCAACACCACCGAGGTGTGGGTCTATGACCTGCGGGCCAACATGCCGCAGTTCGGCAAGCGGACCCAACTAACGCGGAAGCACTTCGAGGAATTTGAGCTCGCCTTTGGACCAGATCCCTGTGGTGGAGCAGAAGCGATGGCAGCACGCGTAGACACGGGGCTGGAGGGCCGCTTCCGGAGGTTCACGCGGGCGGAAATCACAGACCGTAGGGATAGTCTGGATGTTTCCTGGCTGAAGGACGAGAGCGAGAATGGGGGAGAGCTGCCCGATCCAACCATTCTGGCCAGCAGTGTGATTACGGAGCTTGAAGCGGCTCTGGCCGAGATGCAGAGCATTCTTCTTGAATTGGGTGCGACAGAAGAAGATCTGGAAGCGGTCGGGGTACTGGCGTGATAGAGGAGGAGAGAGGATTGCCGGAAGGATGGGCTGCAACAACATTGGGAGAAATTTGTTCTCGCATCGTTGACGGCTCCCACAATCCTCCCAAATCAAGAGAGAGCGGCCTGCCGATGCTCAGTGCCAGAAATATTCAAAAGCGCCGAATTCATTTTGATGATTTTCGCCTCATTTCAGAGGAAGAGTTTGCAAGCGAAAATAGACGAACACAAATAAGAGCAGGAGATGTACTGCTCACAATTGTGGGAGCTATTGGTCGTACAGCAGTCGTTCCTGATGGACTTGAGCTTTTCACTCTTCAGAGGAGTGTGGCGGTCCTGAGGACCCAGGAAGCAGCACCGCGGCTGCTCAGTTTTTTCCTTGAGTCTCCAGCCCTGCAGCGATTTTTTGAAGAAAACGCAAAGGGAACAGCGCAAAAAGGTATCTATCTAAAGGCTCTCTCAGAAGCGCCATGCCCTTTGCCTCCCTTGCCCGAGCAAATGCGTATCGCTGATAAGTTGGATGCTCTGCTGGCCCGCGTGGAAGCGGGCCGGGAGCGGCTGGAGCGCGTGCCGGGGCTACTGAAACGCTTCCGCCAGAGCGTGCTGAGCGCGGCAGTGAGCGGGGAACTGACGCGAGAGTGGCGCGGAGGTGGGGATGCGGATTGGATGGAGAAACCACTCAATCAAGTTGCCTTCTCGAAACTTGGCAAGATGTTGGATCAAAACAAGAACATAGGAACCCTGAGGCCCTATCTGCGTAACGTCAATGTTCGCTGGTTTAGTTTTCAGCTTGATGATGTGTATAGCTTGCGGGTTGAGGATGCAGAGCGGCTAGCTCTCTCGGTCAGAGCTGGGGATGTTCTGATTTGTGAAGGTGGAGAACCGGGACGTTGTGCTGTTTGGGATGGAGAAGAAGGCGTGTACGTTTACCAGAAGGCTCTCCATCGTGTCCGAGTTGGAGACGAACTGAACCCGCACTGGCTGACGTTCTGCCTGAAAGTATCTGCGGACTCTGAAGCGTTGGAAGATCACTTCACGGGAACAACGATCAAGCATTTGACTGGAGCGGCTCTCGCACGCTTTCCAGTTCCCCTCCCGCCGCTCTCCGAACAGCTTGAAATCGTGAGCCGTGTCGAAGCCCTCTTCGCCATCGCAGACCGCATCGAGGCCCGCTATCAATCAGCCCTGACCACCTTCAACCGCCTGACGCCCGCGCTGCTGGCGAAGGCGTTCCGGGGCGAACTGGTGCCGCAGCACCCCAATGACGAGCCGGCATCGGTGTTGCTGGAACGCATCCGGGCAACGCGGGCAGCGTCAGGCGAAAAGCTGAAGCGGGGGCGTCAGGCAGGGAAGGGAACGGCTAAAGGGGTGAACAGCTCAGACGGCGCGGAGCCGAAGCGTCGAGGCAGGTCACCTAAAGTGCAGGCGGGAGGAGACATGAGCGCAGCGTCCGCCATCACACAGGCCAGCAGCTACGAGGATGCGGTGCGGAAATTGGAAGCGCAGAAGCTCCAGCGGGCGCAGGGCACCCGTCAAATCAGCCTCTTCGGGGCTGAGGACTGATGGGGTACTGCCGCGAGCATCTTTGTCCAAAGTGCGGCTACAAGGCCGTGGTGTCAGGTGGCCCCGACGTAGGGATGGCCATGAGGTACACGCTGACGATTTCCTGCCGGGATTGCCAGGACCTGTACGACGTGGGCTGGCTGGATCCTAAATTCGTGACAGATCCTGAAGGTCAATCGTCCTTCCAGTGGAAGCAGCTCAGGCTCCGCTGTCCGGAGGACGCGAGACATCAGTGGGAACCGTATACCGGTCATTGTCCGGTGTGCTCATCAACGCTGCAGATCAACGAGGAGGGGGAAGGTTATCACTGGGACTGAACTGATTTTGCCCATGGACGTCGCCATGGAGCAGTACGAGGCCTTGCGCGCTCA
The DNA window shown above is from Deinococcus humi and carries:
- a CDS encoding restriction endonuclease subunit S — protein: MPEGWAATTLGEICSRIVDGSHNPPKSRESGLPMLSARNIQKRRIHFDDFRLISEEEFASENRRTQIRAGDVLLTIVGAIGRTAVVPDGLELFTLQRSVAVLRTQEAAPRLLSFFLESPALQRFFEENAKGTAQKGIYLKALSEAPCPLPPLPEQMRIADKLDALLARVEAGRERLERVPGLLKRFRQSVLSAAVSGELTREWRGGGDADWMEKPLNQVAFSKLGKMLDQNKNIGTLRPYLRNVNVRWFSFQLDDVYSLRVEDAERLALSVRAGDVLICEGGEPGRCAVWDGEEGVYVYQKALHRVRVGDELNPHWLTFCLKVSADSEALEDHFTGTTIKHLTGAALARFPVPLPPLSEQLEIVSRVEALFAIADRIEARYQSALTTFNRLTPALLAKAFRGELVPQHPNDEPASVLLERIRATRAASGEKLKRGRQAGKGTAKGVNSSDGAEPKRRGRSPKVQAGGDMSAASAITQASSYEDAVRKLEAQKLQRAQGTRQISLFGAED
- a CDS encoding N-6 DNA methylase; translated protein: MTQSTTRDIVQKLWNLCNVLKDDGVTYHQYVTELTYLLFLKMAEETGTEDQLPEGYRWVDLAGRTGLDQLNFYKALLLHLGTDTSGLIQEIFANAATIIRKPTTLHILVTAMANLDWYSARQEGLGDLYEGLLEKNANEKKSGAGQYFTPRPLIESIVALMKPTLEDVIQDPAAGTGGFLIAANHDIRENSDPDSWTEAEQRKYRRGTFYGIELVQDTHRLALMNLLLHGLDYDPEGAGIRLGDTLGSEGEKLPEATLILSNPPFGTKKGGGLPTRTDFTFPTSNKQFAFLQHIYRSLKPGGRAAVVLPDNVLFESNTGRDIRQDLMNKCRLHTILRLPTGIFYAQGVKTNVLFFTRGETDKGNTTEVWVYDLRANMPQFGKRTQLTRKHFEEFELAFGPDPCGGAEAMAARVDTGLEGRFRRFTRAEITDRRDSLDVSWLKDESENGGELPDPTILASSVITELEAALAEMQSILLELGATEEDLEAVGVLA